From the Temnothorax longispinosus isolate EJ_2023e chromosome 6, Tlon_JGU_v1, whole genome shotgun sequence genome, one window contains:
- the LOC139814242 gene encoding very long chain fatty acid elongase 4: MASFINSTAQFFNDAYDYYLWTLSLADERTRGWLLVDSPKPTLIYTMLYLLIVWAGPKVMKKRKAFKLTWALVPYNLAMACLNAYIAIQLFVASTRLQYSYVCQPIRHITRPDELQIADAVWWYYFSKLLEFCDTFFFILRKKDNQLSFLHVYHHSTMFSLWWIGIKWVPSGSTFLPAMVNSFIHVLMYSYYGLAALGPSVAKYLWWKKYLTILQLIQFTSALILGVNGIRSGCDFPLWMQYALVIYMMSFIVLFGNFYAKAYIAKGKQVYAEKRLEKLKAAEKMLMMSTQLDGAVSNGKIANGYANGHANGYTNETTKKKTQ; the protein is encoded by the exons ATGGCGAGCTTCATCAATTCGACAGCACAATTTTTCAACGATGCGTACGATTACTACCTCTGGACGCTGTCCCTCGCAG ACGAGAGGACGAGAGGATGGTTATTGGTTGACTCGCCGAAACCAACGTTAATATATACGATGTTGTACCTCCTCATCGTCTGGGCGGGTCCTAAGGTCATGAAGAAACGAAAAGCTTTCAAATTAACGTGGGCATTGGTGCCCTACAACCTTGCCATGGCCTGTCTTAATGCTTATATTGCCATTCAG TTGTTCGTAGCTTCCACAAGGTTACAATATAGTTATGTATGCCAGCCAATAAGGCATATCACGCGTCCCGATGAGCTTCAG ATTGCTGACGCGGTTTGGTGGTACTACTTTAGCAAGCTTCTGGAGTTTTGCGATACATTCTTCTTCATTTTGCGGAAGAAAGACAATCAGTTGAGCTTCCTCCATGTTTATCATCACTCCACCATGTTCTCATTATGGTGGATCGGTATTAAATGGGTACCGAGCGGATCCA CTTTCCTGCCAGCGATGGTGAACAGCTTCATCCACGTGCTGATGTACTCGTACTACGGACTCGCCGCGTTAGGTCCTTCGGTAGCTAAATATCTCTGGTGGAAGAAGTACTTGACGATCCTCCAGCTCATCCAGTTCACGAGCGCCTTGATTCTGGGGGTCAACGGTATCCGTTCGGGATGCGACTTCCCCCTCTGGATGCAGTACGCCCTCGTAATTTACATGATGTCTTTCATCGTCTTGTTTGGGAATTTCTACGCCAAAGCCTACATCGCGAAG GGTAAACAGGTGTACGCGGAGAAGCGGCTCGAGAAGCTAAAAGCCGCCGAGAAGATGTTGATGATGAGCACGCAACTCGACGGCGC